One segment of Kitasatospora viridis DNA contains the following:
- a CDS encoding helix-turn-helix transcriptional regulator: MYEYALNHPEWTEDEVRSVFAWGPREFAEAIERLAGLGLLIPSPGTPNGWYSQLPQAAMAAMARNSRQRLESALAAANDAHATLAGTIEAIASMRVEQTGDVSLAERGPELAALLEEVTNSAKSEILSMQPTPAPTATQAKEARERNTVVLRRGVSLRTVYQLSSASLPHMAHHLRLLTAAGMRVRTLPTLPVRMIIVDEALAVVSAGAPQDGRAAVVLRSTAAVGILLQIFQHTWDHALDLLPQQLEPAPAEDGPPVREGPEQEFTVRQLEVLKLMAGGVTDLGISRKLGLSVRTVRRTISELMERCGAQSRFQVGFSAARLGWIDDHLAH; encoded by the coding sequence ATGTACGAATACGCCCTGAATCACCCGGAGTGGACCGAGGACGAGGTCCGCAGCGTCTTCGCCTGGGGCCCCCGCGAGTTCGCCGAGGCGATCGAGCGGCTGGCCGGGCTCGGCCTGCTGATACCGAGCCCGGGCACCCCGAACGGCTGGTACTCCCAGCTCCCGCAGGCCGCGATGGCCGCGATGGCGAGGAACAGCCGCCAGCGGCTGGAGTCGGCCCTGGCCGCCGCGAACGACGCGCACGCCACCCTGGCCGGGACCATCGAGGCGATCGCCTCGATGCGGGTCGAGCAGACCGGCGATGTCTCGCTCGCCGAGCGGGGGCCCGAACTCGCCGCCCTGCTGGAGGAGGTGACCAACTCCGCGAAGTCGGAGATCCTCAGCATGCAGCCCACGCCGGCCCCCACCGCCACCCAGGCCAAGGAGGCCAGGGAACGCAACACGGTGGTGCTGCGGCGCGGGGTCTCGCTGCGGACCGTCTACCAGTTATCGTCCGCGTCCCTGCCGCACATGGCCCACCACCTGCGGCTGCTCACGGCCGCCGGCATGCGGGTCCGCACCCTGCCCACGCTGCCGGTGCGCATGATCATCGTGGACGAGGCACTGGCCGTCGTCTCGGCCGGCGCCCCCCAGGACGGGCGGGCCGCGGTGGTCCTGCGCTCGACCGCCGCGGTGGGCATCCTGTTGCAGATCTTCCAGCACACCTGGGACCACGCGCTGGACCTGCTCCCCCAGCAACTGGAACCGGCGCCCGCGGAGGACGGCCCGCCCGTCCGCGAGGGCCCGGAACAGGAGTTCACGGTGCGTCAGCTGGAAGTGCTCAAGCTGATGGCGGGCGGCGTCACCGACCTCGGGATCAGCCGCAAGCTCGGGCTGTCGGTGCGGACCGTGCGCCGGACCATCTCGGAGCTGATGGAGCGGTGCGGCGCGCAGAGCCGCTTCCAGGTCGGCTTCAGTGCCGCGCGGCTGGGCTGGATCGACGACCACCTCGCGCACTGA
- a CDS encoding SURF1 family protein: MLFRILFTRRWVILTLVFFAIIPAMVLLGRWQYHRYEATNRQNTATAAAMQSAPVAMDTLSHPGGSVPASETYRPVTATGHYDAAHEFVVRQRTDASGDTVGYYLVTPLVTDQGDVVLVNRGWVASGAGAADYPATPPVPAGELTVTGRLRPDETFRREIGGLPDRMFQRINSTDQASRLNHPVVAGYLELVSTNPNPPAADEAELVPGPNVTATSDDAVVGKGVHLPYAIQWWLFALMIPAGWVVLLRRDLRDAREQEAAAAAAAGPGPEGVSEVEAEAVSEEPAPEPDPSPR, from the coding sequence GTGCTTTTCCGCATCCTCTTCACCCGGCGCTGGGTGATCCTGACCCTCGTGTTCTTCGCGATCATCCCCGCGATGGTCCTGCTCGGCCGGTGGCAGTACCACCGGTACGAGGCGACCAACCGGCAGAACACCGCGACCGCTGCCGCCATGCAGTCCGCCCCGGTGGCGATGGACACCCTCTCGCACCCGGGCGGCAGCGTGCCCGCCTCGGAGACGTACCGTCCGGTGACCGCGACCGGGCACTACGACGCGGCGCACGAGTTCGTGGTCCGCCAGCGCACCGACGCCTCCGGCGACACGGTCGGGTACTACCTGGTCACCCCGCTGGTCACCGACCAGGGCGACGTGGTGCTGGTCAACCGTGGCTGGGTGGCCTCCGGCGCGGGCGCCGCCGACTACCCCGCCACGCCGCCGGTCCCCGCCGGCGAGCTGACGGTGACCGGCCGGCTGCGGCCGGACGAGACCTTCCGGCGCGAGATCGGCGGCCTGCCGGACCGGATGTTCCAGCGGATCAACAGCACCGACCAGGCCTCCCGGCTCAACCATCCGGTGGTCGCGGGCTACCTGGAGCTGGTCTCCACCAACCCCAACCCGCCGGCCGCCGACGAGGCCGAGCTGGTGCCGGGCCCCAACGTGACCGCCACCAGCGACGACGCGGTGGTCGGCAAGGGCGTGCACCTGCCGTACGCGATCCAGTGGTGGCTGTTCGCCCTGATGATCCCGGCCGGCTGGGTCGTCCTGCTGCGCCGCGACCTGCGCGACGCCCGCGAGCAGGAGGCCGCGGCGGCGGCCGCGGCCGGGCCGGGGCCGGAGGGTGTGTCGGAGGTTGAGGCCGAGGCGGTGTCGGAGGAGCCCGCGCCCGAGCCCGACCCCAGTCCGCGGTAG
- a CDS encoding FecCD family ABC transporter permease, producing the protein MSGRRRAVRAYGLAVVLLAAAVLVGAMVGAADLDPLGTAAALLDKLPFVHLSSGLGPLDTAVLFQIRLPRVVLGALVGGALALAGAGYQGVFRNPLVDSSLLGSSAGAGLGATLAIVYLGPSAPAALPVAAFVGSLAGVAVAYLAGAAGGPGTSTLLLAGLAVSMFLTAVQTYVLQRSTESIQQVYTWLLGSLSTATWHQTWQVLPYLAVSTALVLLHGRHLDVLSVGDEEARSLGLHPGRTRLLVLAGCALAAASAVAVSGLIGFVGIVVPHAVRRLAGSSYRLVLPLSLLFGAAFLVLADTAARTVVAPAELPIGVVTALIGSPAFVWILRATRSVRT; encoded by the coding sequence GTGAGCGGGCGTCGACGCGCGGTGCGGGCCTACGGCCTCGCGGTGGTCCTGCTGGCCGCCGCGGTGCTGGTCGGCGCGATGGTGGGCGCGGCGGACCTCGACCCGCTGGGCACGGCCGCCGCCCTGCTGGACAAGCTGCCGTTCGTGCACCTGTCCTCCGGGCTCGGGCCGTTGGACACCGCGGTGCTCTTCCAGATCCGGCTGCCCCGGGTGGTGCTCGGCGCCCTGGTCGGCGGGGCGCTCGCGCTGGCCGGGGCCGGCTACCAGGGCGTGTTCCGCAACCCACTGGTCGACTCCTCACTGCTCGGCTCCTCGGCCGGGGCCGGCCTCGGCGCGACCCTCGCGATCGTCTACCTCGGCCCCTCCGCACCCGCCGCACTGCCGGTGGCCGCGTTCGTCGGCTCGCTGGCCGGGGTCGCCGTCGCCTACCTGGCCGGCGCGGCCGGCGGGCCCGGCACCTCGACGCTGCTGCTCGCCGGGCTGGCCGTCTCGATGTTCCTGACGGCCGTTCAGACCTACGTGCTGCAGCGCTCCACCGAGTCGATCCAGCAGGTCTACACCTGGCTGCTCGGCTCGCTCTCCACCGCCACCTGGCACCAGACCTGGCAGGTCCTGCCCTACCTGGCGGTGTCCACCGCGCTGGTGCTGCTGCACGGCCGCCACCTCGACGTGCTCTCGGTCGGCGACGAGGAGGCCCGCTCGCTCGGCCTGCACCCGGGCCGGACCAGGCTGCTGGTGCTGGCAGGCTGCGCGCTGGCCGCGGCGAGCGCGGTCGCGGTGAGCGGGCTGATCGGCTTCGTCGGGATCGTCGTGCCGCACGCGGTGCGCCGGCTGGCCGGCTCCTCCTACCGCCTGGTGCTGCCGCTCTCGCTGCTGTTCGGCGCCGCCTTCCTGGTGCTCGCCGACACGGCGGCCCGCACCGTGGTGGCGCCGGCCGAGCTGCCGATCGGCGTGGTCACCGCGCTGATCGGCTCGCCGGCCTTCGTCTGGATCCTGCGCGCCACCCGGTCGGTGCGCACATGA
- a CDS encoding MFS transporter gives MTVTADLTADQVTGRRPPVGRNVRWFLFGQLVSVLGDTMLWLVAGIWVKQLTGSNSAAALTFFLVIVGTLCAPLGGMVADRCRRRPLLLVLNLATAAVLPVLLLVHGGGQVWLVYLAMLLYGLSNSFLDPAQAGLLRVLVPEERVSEVNGLLQTAKQSLRLVSPLAGAGLFAALGAHAVVLVDTGTFLVAAATLLAVRLDEAPPAPGGSGWRTEITEGLRHLAGTVVLRQLTVGAALTMVAMGLAETVGLAVVSDGLGRPPAFLGVLLVGQGVGAVLAGLTASRLARRIGDGLLVAAGMTAFGLGALAQTVPSVAVVAVAMVLCGASMPWIAIGLTTIGFRHTPPDLVGRVYAGFSVIMTVPQVLAMAAGAALIALVDFRVVLVLMAATVAASAGYLFTRPEQRLAAQREPGEVTEPL, from the coding sequence GTGACCGTGACAGCTGACCTGACGGCCGATCAGGTGACGGGGCGGCGGCCGCCGGTCGGCCGCAACGTCCGCTGGTTCCTGTTCGGCCAGCTCGTCTCGGTGCTCGGCGACACCATGCTCTGGCTGGTCGCCGGGATCTGGGTCAAGCAGCTGACCGGCAGCAACTCGGCGGCCGCGCTCACCTTCTTCCTGGTGATCGTCGGCACGCTCTGCGCCCCGCTCGGCGGCATGGTCGCCGACCGCTGCCGCCGGCGCCCGCTGCTGCTGGTGCTCAACCTGGCCACCGCCGCCGTGCTGCCGGTGCTGCTGCTGGTGCACGGCGGCGGCCAGGTCTGGCTGGTCTACCTGGCGATGCTGCTCTACGGCCTGTCGAACAGCTTCCTCGACCCCGCGCAGGCCGGTCTGCTGCGCGTGCTGGTCCCCGAGGAGCGGGTGAGCGAGGTCAACGGGCTGCTGCAGACCGCCAAGCAGTCGCTGCGCCTGGTCTCCCCGCTGGCCGGGGCCGGGCTGTTCGCGGCGCTGGGTGCCCACGCCGTGGTACTGGTCGACACCGGCACCTTCCTGGTCGCGGCGGCCACCCTGCTCGCCGTCCGACTGGACGAGGCGCCCCCCGCGCCCGGCGGCAGCGGCTGGCGCACCGAGATCACCGAAGGCCTGCGGCACCTGGCCGGGACCGTGGTGCTCCGTCAGCTCACCGTCGGCGCTGCGCTGACCATGGTGGCGATGGGCCTGGCCGAGACGGTCGGGCTCGCCGTGGTCAGTGACGGGCTGGGCCGGCCGCCCGCCTTCCTCGGCGTGCTGCTGGTCGGCCAGGGCGTCGGCGCGGTACTGGCCGGCCTGACGGCGAGTCGGCTCGCCCGGCGGATCGGCGACGGCCTGCTGGTCGCCGCCGGCATGACCGCCTTCGGCCTCGGCGCCCTCGCCCAGACCGTGCCGTCGGTGGCGGTGGTGGCCGTCGCCATGGTGCTCTGCGGGGCCAGCATGCCGTGGATCGCCATCGGGCTCACCACGATCGGCTTCCGCCACACCCCGCCCGACCTGGTCGGCCGCGTCTACGCCGGGTTCAGCGTCATCATGACGGTGCCCCAGGTGCTCGCGATGGCCGCCGGCGCCGCACTGATCGCCCTGGTGGACTTCCGGGTGGTGCTGGTGCTCATGGCGGCCACCGTCGCCGCGTCCGCCGGGTACCTGTTCACCCGGCCCGAGCAGCGCCTGGCGGCGCAGCGGGAACCCGGGGAGGTGACAGAGCCGTTGTGA
- a CDS encoding MerR family transcriptional regulator — MDGPELITVGQLARRVGLTTKALRHYDRVGLLTPAEVDPGTGYRLYRAEQVEPARLVHLLRSVDVPLDQVRLCLAAPDDREAIERVLVKHRQRLQARLDRVRSDLHRTDHLIQDGATAAMTEHDAQHPADTPQDERRLAVDLFNGVWRLLEQEDRGPEDDDRMLHMAHASRHHWGRVGTPVNLSRGEWQCSRVYAVLGRAEPALHHARRGLELCQAHGTGDWDLAYAFESLARAHAVAGDREQARAWTEEALAAAEEIAQPEDRELLLSDLESIPGQPRFW, encoded by the coding sequence ATGGACGGACCCGAACTGATCACGGTCGGTCAGCTGGCGCGCCGCGTCGGCCTGACCACGAAGGCGCTGCGGCACTACGACCGGGTGGGGCTGCTGACGCCGGCCGAGGTCGACCCGGGCACGGGCTACCGGCTGTACCGGGCCGAGCAGGTCGAGCCCGCGCGGCTGGTGCACCTGCTGCGCTCGGTCGACGTCCCGCTCGACCAGGTGCGGCTGTGCCTGGCCGCGCCCGACGACCGGGAGGCGATCGAGCGGGTCCTGGTCAAGCACCGGCAGCGGCTCCAGGCCCGCCTGGACCGGGTCCGCTCCGACCTCCACCGCACCGACCACCTGATCCAGGACGGAGCCACCGCCGCCATGACCGAGCACGACGCGCAGCACCCCGCCGACACCCCGCAGGACGAACGGCGCCTCGCCGTGGACCTGTTCAACGGGGTGTGGCGGCTGCTGGAGCAGGAGGACCGCGGCCCCGAGGACGACGACCGGATGCTGCACATGGCCCACGCCTCGCGCCACCACTGGGGCCGGGTCGGCACGCCGGTGAACCTCAGCCGCGGCGAGTGGCAGTGCTCGCGCGTCTACGCCGTGCTCGGCCGGGCCGAGCCCGCGCTGCACCACGCCCGCCGCGGCCTGGAGCTCTGCCAGGCCCACGGCACCGGCGACTGGGACCTGGCCTACGCCTTCGAGTCGCTGGCCCGCGCGCACGCCGTGGCGGGCGACCGGGAGCAGGCCCGCGCCTGGACCGAGGAGGCGCTGGCCGCCGCCGAGGAGATCGCCCAGCCGGAGGACCGCGAACTGCTGCTCTCCGACCTGGAGTCGATCCCCGGCCAACCCCGCTTCTGGTGA
- a CDS encoding ATP-grasp domain-containing protein, with the protein MTNRISTFLVLGGGGPNGHAADRSRRIVAAAGRGGLRVHLADTAEHLVGVDTADPTVAGVHTVDPRDVEGCRALAESLDPGDGSLAVVGFRASALTAAATAARAVGSPWNAPEAVGLLRDGYACRARLRGLGFAQPDCHVFAGPAEAAAFVSGQRGRWVVKPRDAFNGEGVTVVDAENGPRAARAIASAFASSGRVVVEEFVNGQEFSAEGVFVDGVPQVLGITEKSTTPPPYFVELGHVQPPVHPGVDEARVAGSVCSAVRQLGLTHSLFHVGFWATDRGIVLGEVHARGGGDWIHALVGHRRPGLDVFEAVLRDVAGLPVVIPEADPRRAAAVAALTTPLTGTVAAVHGAAEARELPDTLAVDVLAEPGTVVAGGPVDAFSRLGLVVAAGPDPRRARANAAALLRTVTFELVPDGSVP; encoded by the coding sequence GTGACGAACCGGATCTCCACCTTCCTGGTGCTCGGCGGTGGCGGCCCCAACGGGCACGCGGCCGACCGGTCCCGCCGCATCGTCGCGGCGGCCGGCCGGGGCGGCCTGCGCGTGCACCTCGCCGACACGGCCGAGCACCTGGTCGGCGTGGACACGGCGGACCCGACCGTCGCCGGGGTGCACACCGTGGACCCCCGCGACGTCGAGGGCTGCCGCGCGCTCGCCGAGTCGCTCGACCCGGGCGACGGGTCGCTGGCGGTCGTCGGCTTCCGCGCGTCCGCGCTGACCGCCGCGGCCACCGCCGCCCGGGCGGTCGGCTCGCCGTGGAACGCGCCGGAGGCCGTCGGCCTGCTGCGGGACGGCTACGCCTGCCGGGCCCGGCTGCGCGGCCTGGGCTTCGCCCAGCCCGACTGCCACGTGTTCGCCGGACCGGCCGAGGCCGCCGCCTTCGTCAGCGGGCAGCGCGGCCGCTGGGTGGTCAAACCGCGGGACGCCTTCAACGGCGAAGGGGTCACCGTGGTCGACGCCGAGAACGGGCCCAGGGCGGCCCGCGCGATCGCCTCGGCGTTCGCGTCGTCCGGGCGGGTCGTCGTCGAGGAGTTCGTCAACGGTCAGGAGTTCAGCGCCGAGGGGGTCTTCGTCGACGGTGTGCCGCAGGTGCTGGGCATCACCGAGAAGAGCACCACCCCGCCGCCGTACTTCGTCGAGCTCGGCCACGTGCAGCCGCCCGTCCACCCGGGCGTCGACGAGGCCCGGGTCGCCGGGTCGGTCTGCTCGGCGGTCCGTCAACTGGGTCTGACCCACTCGCTGTTCCACGTCGGGTTCTGGGCCACCGACCGCGGGATCGTGCTCGGAGAGGTGCACGCCCGGGGCGGCGGGGACTGGATCCACGCCCTGGTCGGGCACCGGCGCCCCGGGCTCGACGTGTTCGAGGCGGTGCTGCGGGACGTGGCCGGGCTGCCGGTCGTCATCCCCGAGGCCGATCCGCGCCGGGCCGCGGCGGTCGCCGCCCTGACCACCCCGCTGACCGGCACGGTGGCCGCCGTGCACGGCGCCGCCGAGGCGCGCGAGCTGCCCGACACCCTGGCGGTCGACGTCCTGGCGGAGCCCGGGACGGTGGTCGCCGGCGGACCGGTGGACGCGTTCTCCCGGCTCGGCCTGGTGGTGGCGGCCGGACCGGACCCCCGACGGGCCCGGGCCAACGCGGCCGCGCTGTTGCGGACCGTCACCTTCGAGCTGGTCCCGGACGGTTCCGTGCCATGA
- a CDS encoding ABC transporter substrate-binding protein has product MAPHPDRSRRTPLVRALTTATALVAATAALAGCGSSGKSGSSTASTAASPAAASFPVTLTPSNGSVTVKSQPQRIVSLSPTATEDLYAVGADKQVVAVDSNSNYPAGVPTSSLSGLTPNIEAIVKYQPDLVVASQDTNGLVAGLTKLGVPVLIEPAAAKLDDAYQQIEQLGQATGHTTQAAKTVADMKSKIADTVKQAGGNHSDLSYFWEVSANPYYSATSTTFVGQVASLFGLKNIADAAAKASDGGYPQLSQEYIVSAQPQLILLADNGANDGGQSPQVVAARPGWNTVPAVKNNQIVGLDDDVASRWGPRLPELVSQIAQAVQHASTASAK; this is encoded by the coding sequence ATGGCGCCCCACCCCGACCGTTCCCGCCGCACGCCGCTCGTCCGCGCCCTGACGACGGCGACGGCACTCGTCGCGGCCACCGCCGCGCTGGCCGGCTGCGGAAGCTCGGGGAAGTCCGGGTCCTCGACCGCCTCGACCGCCGCCTCCCCCGCCGCCGCCTCGTTCCCGGTCACGCTGACCCCGTCCAACGGCAGCGTCACCGTCAAGAGCCAGCCGCAGCGCATCGTCTCGCTCTCCCCGACCGCGACCGAGGACCTGTACGCGGTGGGCGCGGACAAGCAGGTGGTGGCCGTGGACTCGAACTCGAACTACCCCGCCGGCGTGCCGACCTCCAGCCTGAGCGGGCTGACCCCGAACATCGAGGCGATCGTCAAGTACCAGCCCGACCTGGTGGTCGCCTCCCAGGACACCAACGGCCTGGTCGCCGGGCTGACCAAGCTCGGCGTGCCGGTGCTGATCGAGCCCGCCGCCGCCAAGCTCGACGACGCCTACCAGCAGATCGAGCAGCTCGGCCAGGCCACCGGCCACACCACGCAGGCCGCCAAGACCGTGGCCGACATGAAGTCCAAGATCGCCGACACGGTCAAGCAGGCCGGCGGCAACCACAGCGACCTCAGCTACTTCTGGGAGGTCAGCGCCAACCCGTACTACTCGGCCACCTCCACCACCTTCGTCGGCCAGGTCGCCTCGCTGTTCGGGCTGAAGAACATCGCCGACGCCGCGGCCAAGGCCTCCGACGGCGGCTACCCGCAGCTGTCCCAGGAGTACATCGTCTCGGCGCAGCCGCAGCTGATCCTGCTCGCGGACAACGGCGCCAACGACGGCGGCCAGTCCCCGCAGGTCGTCGCGGCCCGGCCCGGCTGGAACACCGTCCCCGCGGTGAAGAACAACCAGATCGTCGGCCTGGACGACGACGTCGCCTCCCGCTGGGGCCCGCGCCTGCCCGAGCTGGTCTCGCAGATCGCCCAGGCGGTCCAGCACGCCTCCACCGCATCGGCGAAGTGA
- a CDS encoding SGNH/GDSL hydrolase family protein translates to MTRLVTLIAAAALSAAPTGPADATPASALDPPPVVRVMPLGDSITYGTGSCDGDGYRGPLLGLVAAQSRYAVDLVGSQQGGTMADPDNEGHPGYTISQIASGVDGWLAAAHPDVVLLHIGINDLLGGTDGATAADLARRLLDRIYADRPGVTVIMQGLIPTTPGWNPKPDQPPIQAIAGYNGRLRQLQPAEQQQGRRFSYVDAPSLDPGTQLPDGVHPDDAGYALLARNFFAPLDQAFSAGWFTGGPARPHPSAPIGTVHLADIRPDGALQNAEGDCAARSWSRWSPTGRDGVTEATSAAAYSIGRWSGCFQAAVPGGHRRLRQVTGRQVRP, encoded by the coding sequence ATGACACGCCTCGTCACCCTCATAGCCGCTGCCGCCCTGTCGGCAGCGCCCACCGGCCCCGCCGACGCGACCCCGGCCTCGGCCCTGGACCCGCCGCCCGTCGTCCGGGTGATGCCGCTCGGCGACTCGATCACCTACGGCACCGGCAGCTGCGACGGCGACGGCTACCGCGGGCCCCTGCTAGGCCTGGTCGCCGCGCAGTCGCGCTACGCCGTCGACCTCGTCGGCTCCCAGCAGGGCGGCACCATGGCCGACCCCGACAATGAGGGCCACCCGGGCTACACGATCAGTCAGATCGCCAGTGGAGTCGACGGCTGGCTGGCGGCCGCCCACCCGGACGTGGTGCTGCTGCACATCGGGATCAACGACCTGCTGGGCGGCACCGACGGCGCGACGGCCGCGGACCTGGCGCGCCGGCTGCTCGACCGGATCTACGCCGACCGGCCCGGCGTCACCGTCATCATGCAGGGCCTGATCCCGACCACGCCCGGGTGGAACCCGAAGCCCGACCAGCCACCGATCCAGGCCATCGCCGGCTACAACGGCCGGCTCCGGCAGCTGCAGCCCGCCGAGCAGCAGCAGGGGCGCCGCTTCAGCTACGTCGACGCGCCCAGCCTGGACCCCGGCACCCAGCTGCCCGACGGCGTCCACCCGGACGACGCGGGCTACGCCCTGCTGGCGCGGAACTTCTTCGCCCCGCTCGACCAGGCCTTCAGCGCCGGCTGGTTCACCGGCGGCCCGGCCCGGCCGCACCCGTCCGCGCCGATCGGCACCGTGCACCTGGCGGACATCCGGCCGGATGGCGCCCTGCAGAACGCCGAGGGCGACTGCGCCGCGCGCTCCTGGAGCCGGTGGAGCCCGACGGGCCGGGACGGGGTCACCGAAGCGACGAGCGCGGCGGCTTACTCGATCGGGCGCTGGTCCGGATGCTTCCAGGCGGCCGTCCCCGGCGGCCACCGCCGCCTTCGGCAGGTGACGGGGCGTCAGGTCCGGCCGTGA
- the dacB gene encoding D-alanyl-D-alanine carboxypeptidase/D-alanyl-D-alanine endopeptidase, whose protein sequence is MWSTPARRLAAPLATVLTALLLAGSAPAATPALGADLDRLLADPRLAGAGVSVLVSDAATGQVVYQHDPDALLLPASTLKTVTAAAALDLLGPDHRFSTQVLAAGPRTGGRLDGDLVLRGGGDPSLQESDLDALAARVAAAGVTEVTGGVLADASRYDGVPLGAAWAWDDQAAYYSPQISALTLTTDSDDDVGSVRLTLTPDAASGRPAAVRTTPAQAPVRISGQVATGAPGSAGTVQVDRRPGGNELVLSGSLPAGAGPTEEWVAIDDPARLAGTVFAAALARHGVAVRGGLREQPAPAGAAVLAAHDSPTLAELLPPFLKLSNNGIAEHLVKEIGAVRGGSGSWPVGLGLLSDDLHRNGLEPTPARQVDGSGLSRQDLTTGRRLVALLRYARTRPWFADWYQALPVAGDPRRMVGGTLSDRLRGTAAEGRVHAKTGSLTGVTSLAGYLDRADGRTLVFSVLVNDFVGESPTPVVDAVVARLASETATAAPRAEPPAPPAHDWEAACAAGACGS, encoded by the coding sequence GTGTGGAGCACCCCGGCCCGTCGGCTCGCCGCGCCGCTGGCCACCGTCCTCACCGCCCTGCTGCTGGCCGGTTCGGCGCCCGCCGCGACCCCCGCGCTCGGCGCCGACCTGGACCGGCTGCTCGCCGACCCCCGGCTGGCCGGCGCCGGGGTGTCCGTGCTGGTCAGTGACGCGGCCACCGGGCAGGTGGTCTACCAGCACGACCCGGACGCGCTGCTGCTGCCCGCCTCCACCCTGAAGACCGTCACGGCCGCCGCCGCGCTCGACCTGCTCGGCCCGGACCACCGCTTCAGCACCCAGGTGCTGGCCGCCGGCCCGCGCACCGGCGGCCGGCTGGACGGCGACCTGGTGCTGCGCGGCGGCGGCGACCCGAGTCTGCAGGAGTCCGACCTGGACGCGCTGGCCGCCCGGGTGGCCGCCGCCGGGGTGACCGAGGTGACCGGCGGCGTGCTGGCCGACGCCTCGCGCTACGACGGGGTGCCGCTCGGCGCGGCCTGGGCCTGGGACGACCAGGCCGCTTATTACAGCCCGCAGATCAGCGCCCTCACCCTCACCACCGACAGCGACGACGACGTGGGGAGCGTGCGCCTGACCCTGACGCCCGACGCCGCGTCAGGGCGACCGGCTGCGGTGCGGACCACCCCGGCGCAGGCACCGGTGCGGATCAGCGGGCAGGTCGCCACCGGCGCGCCGGGCAGTGCGGGCACCGTGCAGGTGGACCGGCGTCCCGGCGGCAACGAGCTGGTGCTCTCCGGCAGCCTGCCGGCCGGCGCGGGCCCGACCGAGGAGTGGGTGGCGATCGACGACCCGGCCCGGCTGGCCGGCACCGTCTTCGCGGCCGCGCTGGCCCGGCACGGCGTCGCGGTGCGCGGCGGCCTGCGCGAGCAGCCGGCCCCGGCCGGCGCCGCCGTGCTGGCGGCGCACGACTCGCCGACGCTCGCCGAGCTGCTGCCGCCCTTCCTCAAGCTCAGCAACAACGGCATCGCCGAGCACCTGGTCAAGGAGATCGGGGCGGTGCGCGGCGGCTCGGGCAGCTGGCCGGTGGGGCTGGGGCTGCTGAGCGACGACCTGCACCGCAACGGCCTGGAGCCGACCCCGGCCCGGCAGGTGGACGGCTCGGGGCTGTCGCGGCAGGACCTGACGACCGGTCGGCGGCTGGTGGCGCTGCTCCGGTACGCCCGGACCCGGCCGTGGTTCGCCGACTGGTACCAGGCGCTGCCGGTGGCCGGCGACCCGCGCCGGATGGTCGGCGGTACCCTCTCCGACCGGTTGCGCGGCACGGCCGCCGAGGGCCGGGTGCACGCCAAGACCGGTTCGCTGACCGGCGTCACCTCGCTGGCCGGCTACCTGGACCGGGCGGACGGTCGGACCCTGGTGTTCAGCGTGCTGGTGAACGACTTCGTCGGGGAGAGCCCCACCCCGGTGGTCGACGCCGTGGTGGCCCGGCTGGCCTCGGAGACCGCCACCGCGGCCCCGCGGGCGGAACCGCCCGCGCCGCCCGCGCACGACTGGGAGGCCGCCTGCGCCGCGGGTGCCTGCGGGAGCTGA